TGAAAGAAAAGAAATTTTAAGCTTTTACTATTCATGATTATTCTTAATGCAAATTAAAAAAAACTGCCGCAAAGTCAATTGAAAAATGAAACACAGAAGTGGACCTTTGCGGCTGATGATTTTGCGAATGTCATTATTTTATCAATACAAAAACCAGCACCTAGCCAAATAGCTTGGGATAATTTGCATGGTCGCGTTATCCCACCCGCGCGGGGAGACTGCCTCCAAAACAGTGCAAATAAGCGCTAAAACCGGTACCAGTATGAAATTCTGTTTGGCAGCTTGTAATTGAGGACTTAAGAAAATCCCGACACTGACTGCTAACAAGCAGGTGACGAGTATTGCTGCCGAACCCTCATAACTTCGTTTCGATTGAGCACCTAATAACGAAGGCACTTTGTAAGTATGTTTTCCAAATCGTGTTCCAAAAGGTTCGCCGACGGCATCACCCATGCCGGTGACCAGATAGCCTATAAGGGCGAGTGGACCGAATAAAATGTTGCTAATGATTCCGCCAATTAAGGTTGCGAAGTAGGGGAACAGTATATAATGGGTTCGATGCGGGGCATCTTTTTCTCTTGCGATGGCTTCGTAAAGCAAATGGCCTCTGCCTCGTACAATTGCATAAAAAATAACAATAGAAGTCATTGTCCCAAAAAGCAAGACTATCGGTAATCCCCAAACTAACTGCATAAAAGCGACTGTGGCAAAAATGAGAAAATGAAAAACTTTTCTAGTATAGCCTGTGTTTATTCCTTTTTTTGTTTTTAAATACCCGGCCAAGTACAGGCAGAAGTAAGCCCATATTAATGCAGTTGGACCTCCATAAATAATGGCTTTGCTGGAGGGAATATTCAGTTCAAAAAAGCTTATAAACTCGGCCATATGTAGAATATTGAAATTTTTTATCAGAAAATAAACATAATTCCTACCCGGTTTCCGAAAATGTAAGGATTCATGGATACTCTGTTTGACTGCTGCTTGTACCTGTTTACCAAGGCACTGCCGACCGAGTAACCGATGGCGCCTCCCACAATAACGTCGGCTCCCCAATGGTTGCGGCTGTCCATACGCTGCATCGCAACCGATATTGCCACAGTGTAGGCCGGAATCTTAATCCACCATTGGTCATATTGTTTAGCCAGGACAGTCATCATTGAGAAAGCACTGGTGGCATGGCCCGAGGGAAACGAACGGCGATCCCTTGCACCCCTGAACTTAAAAGGCTCAAACTTCGATGGCCCTTCACCCGTATAGGGCCGAGCTCTACCGAAAACTCTTTTTCCCAGTTGCGCAATCGCACCGGAAATTAGATATGACTCCACCATCAGGCGGGTGGTTTCCAAAAGCTTTTTGTCTTTAAAAATTAACCCGCCAGTAAGCATCGAAGCGGAGAGACCTGCAAGCACATATTTTGAAGATATTCTGTCGTAAACGTCACCAACCTTTGCCAAACCGATTCCGGGTTTGACGTAGAGATCGTCTCTTTCGATGAAATCATCATCTATGTTCTGATCTAGTATTGTCATAAAACCGGTGGTAACTCCGGTAAGTGCAAGAAGTTTCAGGCCGCTTCTTGAGCTTAGACGGGATGGAGCAGCGAAGATGTATAAAACATCACTACTCGCCTTTGAGGCCAAGGATTTGAAGGAACGCTGGTTTTGAGAAGCCTGCAGCCCTTGTGCATGCCCGGTAGTCTGCCATGAAGTGACGATAACAAACAAGATGACGGCACCTAATCGATTTCTGCTGATCAATGAATCCTCTTTTTTTTCAATGAATGTAGATTTTCATTTGTTTCAACTATTAATTTTGAACCTGAATTGTGGCTGAATTTCAATTCGAAAAAACCTACTCAGCCTTTAAAATATTCAGTACTCCGGAATCAGCATTCGCTTTTTTCAGGGCTCTGATATCATCATAGTCTGCATGGGCATGAGATTTAGTTGAGTTTGCATCTGAAAGAATGCCAATGCCAATTGCCACATCGGGTGAGTTGCCGCCAAAGGTCTTTTGATATGCTTCGAAGAGATTAAAAACGTAGGTTCGCCATTCGCCTAAATGATCTTTCCCCGACTCAGCTACCACCATCCAGGGTCTGCCAATGCCACTTCGCCTCATAGCCGAGCCGACAGGGTGTTTCGAACTCCAGACATATTTTACTGATTCCGGGATCAAGCCGAACTTTTTCCTATAAATAATATAAATACCGGCCGCGCTATCCACTCTTTCGTGAAACCGCTCATCACCACCTTCCGGTATCCGATGTCCCCTCCATCTAAATGAAATATAAGGATACTTCTTTAAATCCCACTTGATTTCTTTACCGAGAATTACGGATTCTCCGTCGTCGGTGGCTTCGAGATATTTGTTGCCATTTTCCGTTTCGATCCGGTAAGGTTTATTTTTATCGTTATCTTGCTTCTTCCAGGTCCAGCCAACCGGTAATTCTCCCAATGGACTACCTTCGAAGTCTTCAAGGGCTACGAAATGATACTCTCCAAGTTCACTGACGAGATACGGGAAAGAATATTTTTTTAAAATGTCATCACACACGCTGTAATAATAATGGAGTATGCTGATGTTACCAATTTTAAGATTGCTAATCTTCCAACTCCCTTTCGGACTTCTAAGCATATATATTTCGATAGAAATTTTATGATTGTTTCTGACAAAATCACAATTGAGCATCGCAAAGTTTTCTTTTATTTCTTTATTTTTAAAGGTCAGGGCAATTTTTCCATCGGTGACTTTCATCAGGGAGCTGTCACAAATTTTTTGCAGAATAGATGACTTTAAGGCTTCAACTAATTGATTTTGAGCATAAGAGTCAAGTTTAACCCAGGTTTTTTGTAAAATTTGGGGTCCAAGTCGCTCAAGATAAAATAGGCTGTCGATTATTTTCAAAAACTGTTCCTTTTGAGTTTCCTGCATTAGAGAATCATTATTAACGATTTCATTCCATTTTTGGGAATAAGATTCAATAGTTTCTTCAGGGCTTGAATCGTGTTCATAATTTATAGACCCAGCCAACAAAACTATCGGGAGAAGCACCAATCCGTAGAAAAATAATCGCAGCATTATCATGTCCTTAAACTAACCTTTTTTAGATGTATTATCAGTTTTAGGAAATGGCAATCGTCTGTCTTCCCCGCACCAGTATTTCATAATTGTCACGTTCTAAAACAGGAATTAAAAAACGTGCCTTTCCGCCTTGGCCAATATCGGTATCATCAATTGAAATAATATTCGTCCTGCTCAGCTTTGGTCTCGCTTTTTGATAGGCCAATAAATGCATTTCCGCATAATCGATACCTGGCTTTACATCCCAGGCATCGAGAAAAAGAAGGTCTATCGAGTGATTGAAATTCGCCAAAAACTCGATGGCATCCGCTGGAATAATTTTAACATTCTTGAATTTTCTGCAACTCCATCTGGCTACCATCACAGCTTTCCAGCTAGTATCGACTGAAATTACTTCGGCTCCCGAAGTACCCCAATGATAAGTTGAATGGCCGTCCGTACAACATCGGGGGTGAAGTTCGCTAATCGGGTGCCTGAGAAGCTTGCGCATGCAACCCAATTCAACGATTCTTTTACCCTCTATCGCCTTCTTGGCCGCAGAAAAATCTTTCGTCTCAATCAGCAGGCGCAATTGACCAACCCCGCCCACTTCTTCTTTGATTCGGTTCAAAGCTTTCACGCTTTCAAAACTATTCGGCAATAAAACAGACAGGTCACTTTGGAGAGTCAAGTTGGAAGTGTAAAACCCGCCGACTGCTGTGGCGACCACAGCCACAACAATAATTAGAATATAGTGTCGCAATATCAGATAAGATTTTTTTTGCATTTAATTCGGTGCTACAAAATTTGAACTCTGTGAATCATTAGCTTGTTGATTCTATTTTTCAAACTTGCAATCAATTGCTTCTCTTCAGGTTCGTTTGCTCCCCAAAAGTAGATGATCGCATATATCAATATCATTCCAACAAAGATAGCTGCAGTCTCAAAAACCGTATCGATATTTAGCCAAACTTTGAGTAAATAAAACATTGTCCCGGTAAACACGGCAGTAGCAATTGGCCAGAATAAAGACAGACTGAAAGGCAACAACCCGAGTTTGTTATACACGTGATAAATTCGGGCAGTGATCACCACAGCAAAGGCAGTGAAAGTTCCA
The genomic region above belongs to candidate division KSB1 bacterium and contains:
- a CDS encoding phosphatase PAP2 family protein — protein: MISRNRLGAVILFVIVTSWQTTGHAQGLQASQNQRSFKSLASKASSDVLYIFAAPSRLSSRSGLKLLALTGVTTGFMTILDQNIDDDFIERDDLYVKPGIGLAKVGDVYDRISSKYVLAGLSASMLTGGLIFKDKKLLETTRLMVESYLISGAIAQLGKRVFGRARPYTGEGPSKFEPFKFRGARDRRSFPSGHATSAFSMMTVLAKQYDQWWIKIPAYTVAISVAMQRMDSRNHWGADVIVGGAIGYSVGSALVNRYKQQSNRVSMNPYIFGNRVGIMFIF
- a CDS encoding polysaccharide biosynthesis C-terminal domain-containing protein → AREVWHGFADSGFVKSKPITLMVNTVRELGEDDATQMAAGVAYYVFFSLFPLLLGLMALVVNVTLNAFLIPKLGLVGAAIGTFTAFAVVITARIYHVYNKLGLLPFSLSLFWPIATAVFTGTMFYLLKVWLNIDTVFETAAIFVGMILIYAIIYFWGANEPEEKQLIASLKNRINKLMIHRVQIL
- a CDS encoding class I SAM-dependent methyltransferase, whose product is MQKKSYLILRHYILIIVVAVVATAVGGFYTSNLTLQSDLSVLLPNSFESVKALNRIKEEVGGVGQLRLLIETKDFSAAKKAIEGKRIVELGCMRKLLRHPISELHPRCCTDGHSTYHWGTSGAEVISVDTSWKAVMVARWSCRKFKNVKIIPADAIEFLANFNHSIDLLFLDAWDVKPGIDYAEMHLLAYQKARPKLSRTNIISIDDTDIGQGGKARFLIPVLERDNYEILVRGRQTIAIS
- a CDS encoding DUF3047 domain-containing protein; this encodes MLRLFFYGLVLLPIVLLAGSINYEHDSSPEETIESYSQKWNEIVNNDSLMQETQKEQFLKIIDSLFYLERLGPQILQKTWVKLDSYAQNQLVEALKSSILQKICDSSLMKVTDGKIALTFKNKEIKENFAMLNCDFVRNNHKISIEIYMLRSPKGSWKISNLKIGNISILHYYYSVCDDILKKYSFPYLVSELGEYHFVALEDFEGSPLGELPVGWTWKKQDNDKNKPYRIETENGNKYLEATDDGESVILGKEIKWDLKKYPYISFRWRGHRIPEGGDERFHERVDSAAGIYIIYRKKFGLIPESVKYVWSSKHPVGSAMRRSGIGRPWMVVAESGKDHLGEWRTYVFNLFEAYQKTFGGNSPDVAIGIGILSDANSTKSHAHADYDDIRALKKANADSGVLNILKAE